A region from the Azospirillaceae bacterium genome encodes:
- a CDS encoding tetratricopeptide repeat protein, producing the protein MATIAEALQAALDHHQAGRGAEARVLYGRILAAAPDTADAHYLLGMLDAQEGRFAEAAAGLQRAVDLRPQSLPYRLNLAKALSAGGQVFSALHQFRAVLAQQPDQAEALTAAARLLLDGVPEDGQDRAAEAADLFDRAARLLPIDAALALDQARCLQRLDRLTEAAVAAARAVAHAPTPNRRAAAHILLARVLEAQGRTEEALAAYEAGLPDADPALAPQAHQARGALLQAAGRSAEALPAYRAALDLQPDLLPARFGLGQVLNDLGRDDPAADCFQQVLDRDPGQIMAYEALAQLRARQGRPDLAADILAAALAVDPGRADLRFAWGRHLQADQRPGPALAAYAAVVADGTVADDMRAAAACNRALLLVAEGDLAGAAELLPLVTALRPGEGAEGEADCRRLATLLSDLALVRDDAWDHLGRLIAWIAAEWRVRGYFWKTAYYVALETGNRLLDQMEDEARRAIAHDALRRLVETVVTTAIGIDPLLDPWFVFLEGCVALRLGEGERARALFAGLAPALPFTAHIPFGDDFARWTAEAAAVRGAFAQGLTWGPLAPGAGHEPVVLVAADSAYVRRFLPVLAASIASAAPGARLHVHVCDPVPGDIDFIRAQAGAAPALRLGWSTEVLDAALAGPSRTTYLTAARFLRLPDILERYAAPLVVADIDAAFLTDPARFVAALDAGRPVATTWGPGNLAGPYDAAGGGLVVLADHARARDFARGVADFLLYHVDRARRHGVPLGYFLDQVALIATINAVLKPAHLRPIPMDGRVHRLGGEGPEEGAFVQILPEKAMADFDERMARVVARLRTGEGPRPLEEFFRL; encoded by the coding sequence GTGGCGACAATCGCGGAGGCGCTGCAGGCGGCCTTGGACCACCACCAGGCGGGCCGGGGGGCGGAGGCGCGCGTCCTGTACGGCCGCATCCTGGCGGCGGCACCCGACACGGCCGACGCCCATTACCTGCTGGGCATGCTGGACGCGCAGGAGGGGCGGTTCGCCGAGGCCGCGGCCGGGCTGCAACGCGCGGTGGACCTGCGGCCGCAATCGCTGCCCTACCGTCTGAACCTGGCCAAGGCCCTGTCCGCCGGCGGCCAGGTCTTCTCCGCCCTGCACCAGTTCCGCGCCGTGCTGGCGCAGCAGCCCGACCAGGCGGAGGCCCTGACCGCTGCCGCCCGCCTGCTGCTGGACGGCGTGCCGGAGGATGGCCAGGACCGGGCGGCCGAGGCCGCGGATTTGTTCGACCGCGCCGCCCGCCTGTTGCCCATCGACGCCGCTCTGGCGCTGGACCAGGCGCGCTGCCTGCAGCGCTTGGACCGCTTGACCGAGGCGGCGGTGGCGGCCGCCCGGGCCGTCGCCCACGCGCCCACGCCCAATCGCCGGGCCGCCGCCCACATCCTGCTGGCCCGGGTGCTGGAGGCACAGGGCCGGACGGAAGAGGCCCTGGCCGCCTATGAGGCCGGACTGCCCGATGCCGACCCCGCCCTGGCGCCCCAGGCGCATCAGGCGCGGGGCGCCCTGTTGCAAGCGGCCGGGCGTTCGGCGGAGGCGCTGCCGGCCTACCGTGCGGCATTGGATCTGCAACCCGACCTGCTGCCCGCCCGCTTCGGCCTGGGGCAGGTGCTGAACGATCTGGGCCGGGACGACCCGGCGGCCGACTGTTTCCAGCAAGTCCTGGACCGCGACCCCGGCCAGATCATGGCGTATGAGGCCCTGGCTCAGCTGCGCGCCCGGCAGGGGCGGCCGGACCTGGCGGCCGACATCCTGGCTGCGGCCCTGGCGGTGGATCCGGGCCGGGCGGATTTGCGCTTCGCCTGGGGGCGGCATCTACAGGCGGACCAGCGGCCGGGACCGGCACTGGCGGCCTATGCCGCCGTGGTGGCGGACGGGACGGTGGCGGACGACATGCGTGCCGCGGCCGCCTGCAACCGCGCCCTGCTGCTGGTGGCGGAAGGGGATTTGGCCGGTGCGGCCGAGCTTTTGCCCCTGGTCACGGCCTTGCGGCCCGGCGAGGGGGCTGAGGGTGAGGCCGACTGCCGGCGCCTGGCGACGCTGTTGTCGGACCTGGCGCTGGTACGCGACGACGCCTGGGATCATCTGGGGCGGCTGATCGCCTGGATTGCGGCCGAGTGGCGGGTCCGGGGCTATTTCTGGAAGACGGCCTATTACGTGGCGCTGGAGACCGGTAATCGCCTGCTGGACCAGATGGAAGATGAGGCGCGGCGGGCCATCGCCCATGACGCCCTGCGCCGGCTGGTGGAGACGGTCGTCACCACGGCCATAGGCATCGATCCCCTGCTGGACCCCTGGTTCGTCTTCCTGGAGGGGTGCGTGGCGCTGCGCCTGGGTGAGGGGGAACGGGCGCGGGCACTGTTCGCCGGCCTGGCCCCGGCGCTGCCCTTCACGGCGCACATTCCCTTCGGCGACGATTTCGCCCGCTGGACCGCCGAGGCGGCCGCCGTGCGGGGCGCCTTTGCCCAGGGGCTGACTTGGGGGCCGTTGGCGCCGGGCGCCGGCCACGAACCGGTGGTGCTGGTGGCGGCGGACAGCGCTTATGTCCGGCGTTTCCTGCCCGTCCTGGCGGCGTCCATCGCGTCGGCAGCACCGGGCGCGCGCCTGCATGTCCATGTCTGCGATCCGGTGCCGGGGGATATCGATTTTATCCGAGCGCAGGCCGGCGCCGCACCGGCCCTGCGGCTGGGCTGGTCGACGGAGGTGCTGGACGCCGCCCTGGCCGGCCCGTCGCGGACCACCTATCTGACGGCCGCGCGTTTCCTGCGCCTGCCCGACATCCTGGAGCGCTATGCCGCACCCCTGGTGGTGGCGGACATCGATGCCGCCTTCCTGACCGATCCCGCCCGCTTCGTGGCGGCGCTGGATGCCGGCCGGCCGGTGGCCACCACGTGGGGGCCGGGCAATCTGGCCGGCCCCTATGACGCCGCCGGCGGCGGGCTGGTGGTGCTGGCCGACCACGCCCGCGCCCGGGACTTCGCCCGGGGTGTGGCGGATTTCCTGCTGTACCATGTCGACCGGGCCCGGCGGCACGGCGTGCCCCTGGGCTATTTCCTGGACCAGGTGGCCTTGATCGCCACCATCAACGCGGTGCTGAAACCGGCGCATCTGCGCCCCATCCCCATGGACGGCCGCGTGCACCGCCTGGGGGGGGAGGGTCCGGAGGAAGGCGCCTTCGTGCAAATCCTGCCGGAAAAGGCGATGGCCGATTTCGACGAGCGCATGGCCCGGGTGGTGGCGCGGCTGCGCACCGGGGAAGGGCCGCGCCCGCTGGAGGAATTCTTCCGCCTGTGA
- a CDS encoding diguanylate cyclase, translating into MGMVRRLGPAVLMAYALAQGVASAAAPTSAPPVAADPWAPFHSPEFTHFPDGLRLPSDVVTSLAQSRDGPIWFGTLGGLVRFDGYRAQIYRGAADMRAVLSGPGPAASATSSPLSPVLPDAYVRSLLVLADGTLLVGTNSGGLVRFDPDANGFRPVPIFRREVAVRITALAPARDGGAWVVSDRGLDHYDPRGGAVTPLPMGDVDGVGARLFSVLEDSHGTLWVGGHPGLFRRAAGEAGFSRIAADDGDKPLQGALNDDVWSLYQDSAGRLWVGTGETGAYVLDPETGRPQAIPGLTGLDGAVNHHTVRAIIEAPDGDGSGKAGGPIWLATDGLGILTYDPAAHVLGGLVHSQTAATSLAGDTVRALMRDRTGNLWAGTQRGVDRVDPARRAVITVQAAPPGGVGLADPDVHAVTVDQRNRIWLGLARGLIDVLDPAVGTVRHLQLPAAQRGRDVFSLATAPDGAMLAGGRGVARIDADSLVVTPSWIPALDGTLILAIASAGDWVLLGGYDGLYIRRPDGTVTRLTHDPDDPASLPSDQIDDVLVQPPGGIWLGKTGAKDEAGPVGGRVWVGTAGGLAVADLADLPRLRFQTLRRVGRDGVPLPHNVINDIDVDGNGNLWAGTFGGGIAVLSADQVRDALSSGKGKGLGATVPLVIDELQGLANNEVSSLVVDSGGGIWASSAANLVHFPNPGFPPRVLGARDGVLVRSFNGRAAACGPNGEMLFGGLGGLTVVRPSLLTPAVPVGVLAVTALDVNHMSLPPGRLPAPGRTLTLGAGVKTIRMSLSLLDFRAPHDTRYAYRLDGFDEDWVEVTGAQPQAVYTNLPQGDYTFRVRAWTDLPGLVLSTTRDGVADADLDAEVDTATAPPPAPTRAEDMAQALSIAPMAELAFHVRVLPHWYEQAWFRLLMGFAVLALVACILAVRTEAQARRERALAQVVAARTRDLRAANTKLEQLASTDPLTGILNRRRFFELATLECGRARRYGRPFSVILFDLDHFKRVNDTFGHLMGDEVLRAAVAVAGKACRAVDLLARFGGEEVMLLLPETDAEGAQVVAERIRIALAETEVRYEDQVAQVTASLGVAQWRLPDETLESLLARADGALYQAKKGGRNRTVLAYQELERAARMGWAIVPSSPDPTESAAVPGDHGLVIPGGPDPLGPDPVAGQPESPSMLEPLARLAGLAGDSWIDPYERAAYSRPAVPPPTQKLDKESEESEG; encoded by the coding sequence ATGGGGATGGTGCGGCGGCTGGGGCCGGCCGTGCTGATGGCCTATGCGTTGGCGCAGGGCGTTGCCTCTGCCGCCGCCCCCACATCAGCACCCCCGGTGGCCGCCGATCCCTGGGCCCCGTTCCATAGCCCGGAATTCACCCATTTTCCCGATGGCCTGCGGTTGCCCAGCGATGTGGTGACCAGCCTGGCGCAAAGCCGGGACGGGCCCATCTGGTTCGGGACATTGGGCGGTCTGGTACGCTTCGACGGGTATCGGGCGCAGATCTACCGGGGCGCCGCCGACATGCGGGCGGTATTGTCCGGACCCGGCCCTGCGGCCTCGGCCACGTCGTCTCCGCTGTCACCCGTCCTGCCCGACGCCTATGTCCGCAGCCTGCTGGTGCTGGCCGATGGTACCTTGCTGGTGGGCACCAACAGCGGTGGACTGGTCCGTTTCGATCCCGACGCCAACGGTTTCCGGCCGGTGCCGATCTTCCGTCGCGAGGTGGCGGTCCGCATCACGGCGCTGGCCCCGGCGCGCGATGGTGGCGCCTGGGTGGTATCGGACCGGGGACTGGACCATTATGATCCACGCGGCGGCGCGGTGACGCCCCTGCCCATGGGGGACGTTGACGGCGTCGGTGCCCGCCTGTTCAGCGTGCTGGAGGACAGCCACGGCACCCTGTGGGTGGGCGGTCATCCCGGCCTGTTCCGTCGTGCCGCCGGGGAGGCCGGTTTCAGCCGCATCGCGGCGGACGATGGGGACAAGCCCCTGCAAGGGGCGCTGAACGACGATGTCTGGTCCCTTTACCAGGATTCGGCAGGGCGCTTGTGGGTGGGCACCGGCGAGACCGGGGCCTATGTCCTGGATCCCGAAACCGGCCGGCCGCAGGCCATCCCCGGGTTGACCGGCCTGGACGGGGCGGTCAACCATCACACGGTCCGGGCCATCATCGAGGCCCCGGACGGCGACGGGTCCGGGAAAGCGGGTGGGCCGATATGGCTGGCCACCGATGGCCTGGGCATCCTGACCTATGACCCTGCGGCCCATGTGCTGGGTGGTCTGGTCCATTCCCAGACGGCGGCGACCTCATTGGCCGGCGACACGGTGCGCGCGCTGATGCGGGACCGCACCGGCAACCTGTGGGCCGGGACCCAGCGCGGCGTCGACCGGGTCGATCCCGCCCGGCGGGCGGTCATCACGGTGCAGGCGGCCCCACCCGGAGGGGTCGGGCTGGCCGACCCGGATGTCCACGCCGTGACCGTCGATCAACGGAACCGGATCTGGCTGGGCCTGGCGCGCGGGCTGATCGACGTGCTGGATCCGGCGGTTGGCACCGTGCGGCATCTTCAGTTGCCCGCGGCGCAACGGGGGCGTGACGTGTTCAGCCTGGCGACGGCGCCGGATGGTGCCATGCTGGCCGGCGGCCGGGGTGTCGCCCGCATCGACGCCGACAGTCTGGTGGTGACGCCTTCCTGGATTCCAGCGTTGGACGGCACCTTGATCCTGGCCATCGCCTCAGCCGGTGATTGGGTGCTGTTGGGGGGGTATGATGGGCTCTACATCCGGCGCCCCGACGGCACGGTGACGCGTCTGACCCATGATCCTGACGATCCCGCCAGCCTGCCGTCGGACCAGATCGACGATGTCCTGGTGCAGCCGCCGGGCGGCATCTGGCTGGGCAAGACGGGCGCCAAAGACGAAGCGGGCCCGGTCGGCGGGCGCGTTTGGGTGGGAACGGCCGGTGGCCTGGCCGTGGCTGATCTGGCCGACCTGCCGCGCCTGCGGTTCCAGACCCTGCGCCGGGTGGGCCGGGACGGTGTGCCGCTGCCCCACAACGTCATCAACGATATCGACGTGGACGGTAACGGCAACCTGTGGGCCGGCACTTTCGGTGGCGGCATCGCCGTCCTGTCGGCGGACCAGGTACGTGATGCCCTGTCATCCGGCAAGGGAAAGGGGCTGGGTGCCACCGTCCCCCTGGTGATCGACGAACTGCAGGGCCTGGCCAACAATGAGGTGTCGTCCCTGGTGGTGGACAGCGGGGGCGGCATCTGGGCCAGTTCCGCCGCCAATCTGGTGCATTTTCCCAATCCGGGTTTTCCGCCCCGGGTGCTGGGTGCCCGGGATGGCGTGCTGGTCCGGTCCTTCAACGGGCGCGCCGCGGCCTGCGGCCCGAACGGCGAGATGTTGTTCGGCGGCCTCGGCGGGCTGACGGTGGTGCGTCCGAGCCTGCTGACCCCGGCGGTGCCGGTGGGGGTGCTGGCGGTGACGGCGCTGGACGTCAACCACATGTCGCTGCCACCGGGCCGCCTGCCGGCGCCCGGCCGGACGCTGACCCTGGGGGCGGGGGTCAAGACCATCCGCATGTCCCTGTCCCTGCTGGATTTCCGGGCGCCGCACGACACGCGCTACGCCTATCGCCTGGACGGTTTCGATGAGGATTGGGTGGAGGTCACGGGCGCGCAGCCGCAGGCCGTCTACACCAACCTGCCCCAGGGCGATTACACCTTCCGTGTCCGCGCCTGGACCGACCTGCCGGGCCTGGTCCTGTCCACCACCCGGGACGGGGTGGCGGATGCCGACCTGGATGCCGAGGTGGACACCGCCACCGCGCCACCGCCCGCGCCGACGCGGGCGGAGGACATGGCCCAGGCCCTGTCCATCGCACCCATGGCCGAACTGGCCTTCCATGTCCGCGTATTGCCCCATTGGTACGAACAGGCCTGGTTCCGCCTGCTGATGGGCTTCGCCGTGCTGGCACTTGTCGCTTGTATCCTGGCCGTGCGGACCGAGGCGCAGGCGCGGCGCGAACGGGCGCTGGCCCAGGTGGTGGCCGCCCGCACTCGCGACCTGCGGGCCGCCAACACCAAGCTGGAACAGCTGGCCAGCACCGACCCGCTGACCGGCATCCTGAACCGCCGCCGCTTTTTCGAACTGGCCACGCTGGAATGCGGGAGGGCGCGCCGGTACGGCCGGCCCTTCTCCGTCATCCTGTTCGACCTGGACCATTTCAAGCGGGTGAACGACACCTTCGGCCACCTGATGGGGGACGAGGTGCTGCGTGCCGCCGTGGCGGTGGCGGGCAAGGCCTGCCGCGCCGTCGACCTGCTGGCCCGTTTCGGCGGGGAAGAGGTGATGCTGCTGCTGCCCGAAACGGATGCGGAAGGGGCGCAGGTGGTGGCGGAACGTATCCGTATCGCCCTGGCGGAGACGGAGGTGCGGTACGAGGACCAGGTGGCGCAGGTGACGGCCAGCCTGGGCGTGGCCCAATGGCGCCTGCCGGATGAGACGCTGGAATCCCTGCTGGCCCGGGCCGACGGCGCGCTGTACCAGGCCAAGAAGGGCGGGCGCAACCGCACTGTGCTGGCCTATCAGGAACTGGAACGCGCCGCCCGCATGGGCTGGGCCATCGTTCCCTCCAGTCCTGATCCCACCGAGTCGGCCGCTGTGCCGGGCGATCATGGGCTTGTGATCCCGGGTGGGCCGGATCCCCTGGGCCCTGACCCCGTCGCCGGGCAGCCTGAAAGCCCGTCTATGCTGGAACCGCTGGCCCGCTTGGCGGGATTGGCCGGCGACAGCTGGATCGATCCCTATGAGCGCGCGGCCTATAGCCGCCCCGCCGTGCCGCCGCCCACCCAGAAATTGGACAAGGAATCGGAGGAAAGCGAGGGCTAG
- a CDS encoding glycosyltransferase, which yields MDKKNPDDVAAASGPTNGPASGPQNGHHDALEGAPLGARTGSHHVPGTAIDAAPPPPTRPLRGPTGMALARALGRMVAQGQFADVASRLWQALAPRSFYRAWTLRRDGPRRTEAGEISVALARLPAPPRVSLVMLGPENAGLKPAAWVVAVRRTVDSLTRQIHDNWDLWLPADAPADFRDPRVKRRSPGVPPLAEVEGETVALLSPGDLLPRHALALCVLALAQNPDTAILYTDEEWTDRLGHPLRPVLKPAFDPDLLYGSSGVYPGQLLLIRTSLARKAMAIGQQPGRLDRYRLLLETVHLASNGGCANGAGCGGDEAARRRIRHMPRVLLRRRRPLPEGGLAALQSFLTVHHPGAVAEPVTEKDTRGEGHTARRVIWPLPAQAPVVSLLMPTRDRVDLLRPCVEAILGETRYPAMELIVIDHETRDPETLEYLDTLRDRDRARVIPYRGPFNFADMMNRAAVAAAGEVLVFLNNDMEPQHPEWLRELVTQALRPDIGAVGPKVLATNGTVMHGGIVLGLGNGPGAARLAGSRFAGRPGDTVGDLGVGLCAHRVTAVASACMAIRRSCFEAVGGFDAETFPIAFNDVDICLRLEQAGYATLWTPHAQLTALEPYASDRRERVEQERLAFQERWGAAIGHDRAWNPGLSLDGPEDWLALPGLVHGPVTR from the coding sequence GTGGATAAAAAGAACCCGGACGACGTGGCAGCGGCCAGCGGGCCGACGAATGGGCCTGCGAGCGGCCCCCAGAACGGCCACCATGACGCCTTGGAGGGCGCCCCCCTGGGTGCCCGAACCGGCAGCCATCATGTGCCCGGCACGGCCATCGACGCGGCCCCGCCGCCGCCCACGCGCCCCCTGCGCGGCCCCACCGGCATGGCGCTGGCCCGGGCGCTGGGCCGCATGGTGGCCCAGGGGCAGTTCGCCGACGTGGCCAGCCGCCTGTGGCAGGCGCTGGCGCCCCGGTCCTTCTACCGTGCCTGGACCCTGCGCCGCGACGGCCCCCGCCGGACGGAGGCGGGCGAGATCTCTGTGGCGCTGGCCCGCCTGCCAGCACCCCCACGCGTCAGCCTGGTCATGCTGGGGCCGGAGAACGCCGGTCTGAAGCCCGCCGCCTGGGTGGTGGCCGTGCGCCGCACGGTGGACAGCCTGACCCGCCAGATCCATGACAACTGGGACCTATGGCTGCCGGCCGATGCGCCGGCGGATTTCCGCGACCCTCGCGTCAAACGCCGCAGCCCCGGCGTGCCGCCCCTGGCGGAGGTGGAGGGCGAGACGGTCGCCCTGCTGTCGCCCGGCGACCTGCTGCCCCGCCACGCCCTGGCGCTGTGCGTGCTGGCCCTGGCGCAGAATCCCGACACCGCGATCCTGTACACGGACGAGGAATGGACCGACCGCTTGGGTCATCCCCTGCGCCCGGTGCTGAAGCCCGCCTTCGACCCCGATCTGCTGTACGGTTCCAGCGGCGTCTATCCCGGCCAGTTGCTGCTGATCCGCACCAGCCTGGCGCGCAAGGCGATGGCCATCGGCCAACAGCCCGGCCGGCTGGACCGCTACCGCCTATTGCTGGAGACGGTGCACCTGGCCAGCAACGGCGGATGCGCCAATGGGGCGGGCTGCGGCGGGGATGAGGCGGCGCGCCGGCGCATCCGCCATATGCCGCGCGTCCTGCTGCGCCGTCGCCGCCCGCTGCCGGAGGGCGGGCTGGCCGCCCTGCAATCCTTCCTGACGGTGCACCATCCGGGTGCGGTGGCCGAGCCGGTGACGGAAAAAGACACCAGGGGCGAGGGCCATACCGCCCGCCGGGTCATCTGGCCCCTGCCGGCACAGGCGCCCGTGGTCAGCCTGCTGATGCCGACCCGCGACCGGGTGGATCTGCTGCGCCCCTGCGTGGAGGCCATCCTGGGCGAGACGCGCTATCCCGCCATGGAACTGATCGTCATCGACCATGAGACGCGCGATCCGGAAACGCTGGAATACCTGGACACCCTGCGCGACCGGGACCGGGCGCGGGTCATCCCCTATCGCGGGCCATTCAATTTCGCCGACATGATGAACCGCGCCGCCGTCGCCGCCGCCGGCGAGGTGCTGGTGTTCCTGAACAACGACATGGAGCCGCAGCATCCGGAATGGCTGCGCGAACTGGTGACCCAGGCGCTGCGGCCGGACATCGGCGCCGTGGGCCCCAAGGTGCTGGCCACCAACGGCACGGTGATGCATGGCGGCATCGTCCTGGGCCTGGGCAACGGCCCCGGTGCCGCCCGCCTGGCCGGGTCGCGCTTCGCCGGGCGGCCGGGCGACACGGTGGGCGACCTGGGCGTGGGCCTGTGCGCCCACCGCGTCACCGCCGTGGCCAGCGCCTGCATGGCCATCCGCCGCAGCTGTTTCGAGGCCGTGGGCGGCTTCGATGCCGAAACCTTCCCCATCGCCTTCAACGACGTGGACATCTGCCTGCGGCTGGAACAGGCGGGCTACGCCACGCTGTGGACGCCCCATGCGCAGTTGACGGCGCTGGAGCCCTACGCGTCCGACCGGCGGGAGCGGGTGGAGCAGGAGCGTTTGGCCTTCCAGGAGCGCTGGGGGGCCGCCATCGGCCATGACCGCGCCTGGAACCCCGGCCTGTCGCTGGACGGCCCGGAGGACTGGCTGGCCCTGCCCGGCCTGGTGCATGGGCCGGTGACGCGCTAG
- a CDS encoding glycosyltransferase: MRDPVHTPETTVPIPSFPGAFPGAFPGAVAALVVAYRPDPGLRDCLVAAAAAADRVYLFQQERGVDAEDDRLVDGAVAAVGATLLHDAGNIGLAAAQNRLIDRALADGHGWLLFLDQDSVPRPGLRAAFTAALAQAPADTGLLAARNLEAEGAGHEAPWVVSADGRHWAIAQFDGAVLPDLLLAPASGCLVSAAALTACGPLRDGFFIDWVDVEYALRLRRHGFRLVAVRDALVDHRLGAATHVHAGGRTVAITHHAARRRYFQARNAVWTWRLHHAAVPALSGWTLRVLASTAIKILLLERGRGAKLAALARGLWQGLTTKPA; the protein is encoded by the coding sequence ATGCGCGATCCCGTCCATACGCCCGAAACCACGGTCCCCATCCCATCGTTCCCAGGGGCGTTTCCAGGGGCGTTCCCGGGTGCCGTCGCCGCCCTGGTGGTGGCCTACCGTCCCGACCCCGGGCTGCGGGACTGCCTGGTCGCCGCCGCGGCCGCGGCTGACCGTGTCTACCTGTTCCAGCAGGAACGGGGCGTGGACGCGGAGGACGACCGCCTGGTCGATGGGGCGGTGGCGGCCGTCGGCGCCACCCTGCTGCATGACGCCGGCAACATCGGCCTGGCGGCGGCGCAAAACCGGCTGATCGATCGGGCGCTGGCCGACGGTCATGGCTGGTTGCTGTTCCTGGACCAGGACAGCGTGCCCCGTCCGGGCTTGCGCGCCGCTTTCACTGCCGCCCTGGCCCAGGCGCCCGCCGACACCGGCCTGCTGGCCGCCCGCAACCTGGAGGCCGAGGGGGCGGGGCATGAGGCGCCCTGGGTGGTCAGCGCCGACGGCCGGCACTGGGCCATCGCGCAATTCGACGGTGCCGTCCTGCCGGATCTGCTGCTGGCGCCGGCGTCCGGTTGCCTGGTCAGTGCCGCCGCGCTGACGGCCTGCGGCCCCTTGCGCGACGGCTTCTTCATCGACTGGGTGGATGTGGAATACGCGCTGCGCCTGCGCCGGCATGGCTTCCGCCTGGTGGCGGTGCGGGATGCGTTGGTGGACCACCGGTTGGGGGCCGCCACCCATGTCCATGCCGGCGGGCGTACCGTCGCCATCACCCACCATGCCGCCCGCCGCCGTTATTTCCAGGCGCGCAACGCCGTGTGGACCTGGCGGCTGCACCATGCGGCGGTGCCGGCCCTGTCGGGGTGGACCCTGCGCGTCCTGGCCTCCACCGCCATCAAGATCCTGCTGCTGGAACGGGGGCGTGGCGCTAAGCTGGCGGCCTTGGCCCGGGGCCTATGGCAGGGCCTGACGACAAAGCCGGCGTGA
- a CDS encoding class I SAM-dependent methyltransferase, with amino-acid sequence MTADWTRGYASDIDYTRGWYRELSPLWLNTALALAGVAPPQADGGPVWLELGCGHGLSALALAAARPDMTVIAVDFNPTHVHGAQRLARAAGLANVRFIEADFADLADDASLPPVDYVALHGVYTWVGPESRAHIARLIARRLKPGGAAYLSYNCLPGWAAAMPVQFLLNAYGQALPGPKAVAGDQARDLLLHLLNQGAGYFTGNAAASARADRLRGATAPYLVHEYMHSGWAPAYHAQVAADLDAAKLSYAGSAAWVENFPDLMMGRAQQDMAASAPTRALAETVKDYITNQPLRRDIFVRGPLTLDGRQRAIMLGGLRLVALGEPGAALPDFTLPLGAPDPAVSDLFQPVLAVLARGPATLADLIEHLARTVPDWGADSAGCLLRAVAILVAGEVLAPCLADAGIAAALPGVRRLNQALLADTLLTGAALDHDTRLPERLASAVTGGGVMASVEEMRVLAAHLAGDLVMPPEALSRLSRLGVV; translated from the coding sequence ATGACCGCCGACTGGACCCGGGGCTACGCCTCCGACATCGACTATACCCGGGGTTGGTATCGGGAACTGTCGCCCCTGTGGCTGAACACGGCCCTGGCTCTGGCCGGTGTGGCGCCGCCACAGGCTGACGGTGGACCGGTGTGGCTGGAACTGGGTTGCGGCCACGGGCTGTCGGCCCTGGCGCTGGCGGCGGCGCGGCCGGACATGACGGTCATCGCCGTCGACTTCAACCCCACCCATGTCCATGGCGCCCAGCGCCTGGCCCGCGCTGCCGGCCTGGCCAACGTCCGTTTCATCGAGGCCGACTTCGCCGATCTGGCGGACGATGCCAGCCTGCCGCCGGTGGATTATGTGGCGCTGCACGGCGTCTACACCTGGGTGGGGCCGGAAAGCCGCGCCCACATCGCCCGCCTGATCGCCCGCCGGCTGAAGCCCGGCGGGGCGGCCTACCTCAGCTACAACTGCCTGCCGGGATGGGCGGCGGCCATGCCGGTGCAGTTCCTGCTGAACGCCTACGGCCAGGCGCTGCCGGGGCCGAAGGCCGTCGCCGGCGACCAGGCGCGCGACCTGCTGCTGCACCTGCTGAACCAGGGGGCCGGCTATTTCACCGGCAACGCCGCCGCCAGCGCCCGGGCTGATCGGCTGCGCGGCGCCACCGCACCCTATCTGGTGCACGAATACATGCACAGCGGCTGGGCGCCCGCCTACCATGCCCAGGTGGCGGCCGACCTGGATGCCGCCAAGCTCAGCTACGCCGGCAGTGCGGCCTGGGTGGAAAACTTCCCCGACCTGATGATGGGCCGGGCGCAGCAGGACATGGCGGCATCCGCCCCCACCCGCGCTCTGGCGGAAACGGTGAAGGACTACATCACCAACCAGCCGCTGCGCCGCGACATCTTCGTGCGCGGCCCCCTGACCCTGGACGGGCGGCAACGGGCCATCATGCTGGGTGGCCTGCGCCTGGTGGCGTTGGGGGAGCCGGGGGCGGCCCTGCCCGACTTCACCCTGCCCCTGGGCGCCCCCGACCCGGCGGTGTCCGACCTGTTCCAGCCGGTGCTGGCGGTGCTGGCCCGCGGCCCCGCCACCCTGGCCGACCTGATCGAACATCTGGCCCGCACCGTGCCCGACTGGGGGGCGGACAGTGCCGGCTGCCTGTTGCGGGCGGTGGCCATCCTGGTGGCGGGCGAGGTGCTGGCCCCTTGCCTGGCGGATGCGGGGATCGCCGCCGCCTTGCCCGGCGTACGCCGCCTGAACCAGGCGCTGCTGGCCGATACGCTGTTGACCGGCGCCGCGCTGGACCACGACACCCGTCTGCCGGAACGCCTGGCCTCGGCCGTCACCGGCGGCGGCGTCATGGCCTCGGTGGAAGAGATGCGGGTCCTGGCCGCCCACCTGGCCGGCGACCTGGTGATGCCGCCCGAGGCGCTGTCCCGCCTGTCGCGCCTGGGCGTGGTGTGA